In Flavobacteriaceae bacterium, the following proteins share a genomic window:
- a CDS encoding translation initiation factor IF-2: MAETIRLNKVLRELNISLDRAVEYLDSKGVEIEKRPTTKISEETYQILSDEFQTDASKKVASKEVSEAKLKEKEALREQREREIEEKIQKESTQAEIVKAKTTLKGPKQIGKIDLDGSKKEEPKEKVSETVIEAKAIQKEAVAEEEVKTPVKQEVKSKPEPVAKKEIVKPEPVKETKIEKPKARKTVEKPVKEAKTISKPLLEGERPEVEEKVTTQYQKLSGPKSTGEKIDLSQFNKPKKKVEHKKPDNAADAKKKRRRISKPGGGAPGAGNNNQRGGTAQRGNFNKGRGNQQRRPQTVKEEPSAEEVQKQVRETLEKLQGKSSKGKGAKYRRDKRDQHRQKSEDEIAQQAAENKLLKVTEFVTANEVATMMDVQVTQIISACMSLGMMVTMNQRLDAETLSIVAEEFGYEVEFVTADIEESIEETQDNPEDLVSRAPIVTVMGHVDHGKTSLLDYIRKENVIAGESGGITQHIGAYGVTLDSGQKIAFLDTPGHEAFTAMRARGAQVTDLAIIVIAADDDIMPQTKEAISHAQAAGVPIVFAINKIDRPTANPDKIKEGLAAMNLLVEDWGGKIQSHDISAKTGLGIKELLEKVLLEAELLELKANPSKPAVGTVVEAFLDKGRGYVSTILVQAGTLRIGDYVLAGKNSGKIKAMHDERGKDVLEAGPSTPISILGLDGAPQAGDKFNVFADEREAKQIAAKRTQLQREQSVRTQRHITLDEIGRRIALGDFKELNIILKGDVDGSVEALTDSFQKLSTEEIQVNIIHKGVGAITESDVLLASASDAIIIGFNVRPMGNARQIADKEEIDIRMYSIIYDAINDLKDAMEGMLSPEFKEEITGSAEIREIFKVSKIGSIAGCMVINGKIFRTSSVRLIREGVVIYTGELASLKRFKDDVKEVSKGYDCGMQIKNYNDIKENDVIEAFQQVEIKKKLK; the protein is encoded by the coding sequence ATGGCTGAAACAATTAGATTAAATAAAGTATTGCGGGAGTTAAACATCTCTTTAGATCGTGCTGTGGAATATTTAGATTCCAAAGGTGTTGAGATAGAGAAGCGTCCGACTACAAAAATTTCTGAAGAAACATATCAGATTCTTTCAGATGAATTTCAAACAGATGCTAGTAAAAAAGTAGCATCTAAAGAAGTTAGCGAAGCAAAACTAAAAGAAAAAGAAGCGTTACGTGAACAGCGTGAACGTGAAATTGAAGAGAAAATTCAAAAAGAATCTACTCAAGCTGAAATTGTTAAAGCTAAAACAACTTTAAAAGGTCCAAAACAAATTGGTAAAATTGATTTAGATGGATCTAAAAAAGAGGAGCCTAAAGAAAAAGTTTCTGAAACTGTGATCGAAGCAAAGGCTATTCAAAAAGAAGCAGTAGCTGAGGAAGAAGTTAAAACTCCTGTAAAACAGGAAGTAAAATCAAAACCTGAACCTGTTGCTAAAAAAGAAATAGTAAAACCTGAACCTGTTAAAGAAACAAAAATAGAGAAACCTAAAGCTAGAAAAACTGTTGAAAAGCCAGTTAAAGAAGCTAAAACAATTTCTAAACCACTTCTTGAAGGTGAAAGACCTGAAGTAGAAGAAAAGGTTACTACACAATATCAAAAACTTTCTGGACCAAAATCAACAGGAGAGAAAATAGATTTATCTCAATTTAATAAACCTAAGAAAAAAGTTGAGCATAAAAAACCTGATAATGCGGCAGATGCTAAAAAGAAACGTCGTCGTATAAGTAAACCAGGCGGAGGTGCTCCAGGTGCTGGAAATAATAATCAACGAGGAGGAACAGCTCAAAGAGGTAATTTTAATAAAGGAAGGGGTAATCAACAAAGGCGTCCGCAAACTGTTAAAGAAGAGCCTAGTGCAGAAGAAGTACAAAAACAAGTACGAGAAACCTTAGAAAAACTTCAAGGAAAATCAAGTAAAGGTAAAGGAGCTAAATATCGTCGAGATAAGAGAGATCAACATCGTCAGAAATCTGAAGATGAAATTGCACAGCAAGCGGCAGAAAATAAGTTACTTAAAGTAACAGAATTTGTAACTGCTAATGAAGTAGCAACAATGATGGATGTTCAAGTAACTCAAATTATATCAGCATGTATGTCGCTAGGTATGATGGTAACAATGAATCAACGATTAGATGCAGAAACCTTATCTATCGTTGCGGAAGAGTTTGGATATGAAGTAGAATTTGTGACTGCAGATATTGAAGAATCAATAGAAGAAACTCAAGATAACCCAGAAGATTTAGTATCTCGTGCTCCAATTGTAACAGTAATGGGTCACGTAGATCACGGTAAAACATCGCTTTTAGATTACATTCGTAAAGAAAATGTGATTGCTGGAGAATCTGGAGGTATTACACAACATATAGGTGCTTATGGAGTAACTTTAGATTCAGGTCAAAAAATAGCTTTTTTAGATACACCAGGTCACGAAGCGTTTACAGCAATGCGTGCACGTGGAGCTCAAGTTACAGATTTAGCAATTATTGTAATTGCAGCAGATGATGACATAATGCCGCAAACAAAAGAGGCCATTTCGCATGCACAAGCAGCAGGAGTGCCAATTGTATTTGCAATCAATAAAATAGATAGGCCTACAGCTAATCCTGATAAGATTAAAGAAGGATTGGCAGCGATGAACCTATTAGTAGAAGATTGGGGAGGTAAAATTCAATCCCATGATATTTCTGCTAAAACTGGTTTAGGGATTAAAGAGTTGTTAGAAAAGGTATTGTTAGAAGCCGAGTTATTAGAGCTTAAAGCAAATCCAAGTAAGCCAGCAGTAGGAACTGTAGTAGAGGCCTTTTTAGATAAAGGTCGAGGGTATGTGTCTACAATTTTAGTTCAAGCAGGAACTTTAAGAATTGGGGATTATGTATTAGCAGGAAAAAATAGTGGTAAAATAAAAGCAATGCATGATGAGCGCGGAAAAGATGTTTTAGAAGCAGGACCATCAACACCAATTTCAATTTTAGGATTGGACGGTGCTCCACAAGCTGGAGATAAATTTAATGTATTTGCAGACGAACGTGAAGCAAAACAAATAGCTGCTAAACGTACACAATTACAACGTGAGCAATCGGTGAGAACACAACGTCATATTACACTTGATGAGATAGGTCGTCGTATTGCGCTTGGAGATTTTAAAGAATTGAATATTATCCTTAAAGGAGATGTTGATGGATCGGTTGAAGCATTAACAGATTCATTCCAAAAATTATCTACAGAAGAAATTCAAGTTAATATTATACATAAAGGTGTTGGAGCCATTACTGAAAGTGATGTGCTTTTAGCATCGGCATCAGATGCAATTATTATCGGATTTAATGTGCGCCCAATGGGTAATGCACGTCAAATAGCAGATAAAGAAGAAATCGATATCAGAATGTACTCTATTATTTATGATGCAATTAACGATTTAAAAGATGCGATGGAAGGTATGCTTTCACCAGAATTTAAAGAGGAAATAACAGGTAGTGCAGAAATTAGAGAAATTTTTAAAGTTTCTAAAATTGGTAGCATTGCAGGATGTATGGTAATTAATGGTAAAATATTCAGAACATCTAGTGTGCGTTTAATTCGCGAAGGTGTTGTTATTTATACAGGAGAATTAGCGTCACTTAAACGCTTTAAAGATGATGTAAAAGAAGTATCTAAAGGATATGATTGTGGTATGCAAATCAAAAACTATAATGACATTAAAGAAAATGATGTTATTGAAGCATTCCAACAAGTCGAAATTAAAAAGAAACTTAAATAA
- a CDS encoding phage tail protein, which translates to MFAGTFAPAGYAFCNGQVLPISGNDALFSLIGTTYGGDGRTTFALPDLRGRAPIHSGDNSAGPGLTARRLGQTVGSETNTLTVNNLPAHSHTVNAIIEDGDQSSPTGNFPAGTKLLDGEYASNGTSTTMNSGMVSNTGTGASVNNMQPSLAINFIIAIDSGVFPFPARN; encoded by the coding sequence ATGTTTGCGGGTACTTTTGCCCCAGCTGGATATGCTTTTTGTAACGGTCAAGTTTTACCAATATCTGGAAATGATGCATTGTTTTCTCTTATAGGAACTACTTATGGCGGAGATGGACGTACTACATTTGCTTTACCAGATTTAAGAGGAAGAGCGCCAATACACTCAGGAGACAATAGTGCAGGGCCAGGTTTAACAGCTAGAAGACTTGGCCAGACAGTAGGTAGCGAAACAAATACATTAACAGTAAATAACCTGCCTGCTCATTCGCATACAGTAAATGCAATTATAGAAGATGGTGATCAATCCTCACCAACAGGAAACTTTCCTGCAGGCACAAAATTATTAGATGGTGAATACGCGTCTAATGGAACTTCTACGACAATGAATTCCGGAATGGTTAGTAATACAGGTACAGGAGCTTCAGTTAATAATATGCAACCCTCTTTAGCGATAAATTTTATTATTGCAATAGATAGTGGAGTATTTCCTTTCCCAGCTCGAAATTAA
- a CDS encoding T9SS C-terminal target domain-containing protein, with protein MKSINQILILFFILIYSSINAQITFNACNSLLENQDYTFNQISTDATGRNVFETNPVDGNQPCGGIGVCEFRIAWNDTESRWEIFADDGNGTFTDTFILYTNTEASSPNPPDLTLGTWIENTSVTQSLCGGISTLIGDVQGETLSTSDADFNNQIEIFPNPASQFITINGNRNQVDEIIFYDIHGRLIFSENYNNEALDISRLTPGLYFARFVSDERELVKKLIVQ; from the coding sequence ATGAAAAGTATTAATCAAATATTAATATTGTTTTTTATATTGATTTATAGCAGTATTAATGCTCAAATTACTTTCAACGCTTGTAATTCACTATTAGAGAATCAGGATTATACGTTTAATCAGATAAGTACAGATGCTACTGGTAGAAATGTGTTTGAAACGAATCCAGTAGATGGAAATCAACCTTGCGGAGGTATTGGAGTTTGTGAATTTAGAATTGCTTGGAATGATACAGAAAGCCGTTGGGAGATTTTTGCAGATGATGGTAATGGCACATTTACAGATACTTTTATTTTGTATACTAATACAGAAGCATCTTCACCTAATCCCCCAGATTTAACTTTAGGAACTTGGATTGAAAACACTTCTGTAACACAATCGCTGTGTGGAGGAATATCAACTTTAATTGGTGATGTGCAAGGTGAAACATTAAGTACATCTGATGCAGATTTTAATAATCAGATAGAAATTTTTCCAAACCCAGCATCACAATTTATTACGATAAATGGTAATAGAAATCAGGTTGACGAGATCATCTTTTATGATATACACGGAAGATTAATTTTTAGTGAAAACTATAATAATGAAGCTTTAGATATATCAAGATTAACTCCTGGATTGTATTTTGCTAGATTTGTTAGTGATGAACGAGAGCTTGTAAAAAAACTAATTGTGCAATAA
- a CDS encoding SPOR domain-containing protein — MIKNLFKIIALAVLFLSISIVDANAQGVVTVNQDNDIDRLLALKKSVNKSQFNYTIQIYKGNANNAVKVQSEFREDFTDWSSTIKFDPPNNRKIWVGNFKTRLEADRALVKIKRKYNAAFILKPKKEKIEP; from the coding sequence ATGATTAAAAACTTATTTAAAATCATCGCATTAGCTGTACTTTTTTTAAGTATAAGTATTGTAGATGCTAATGCTCAAGGTGTTGTTACTGTTAATCAAGATAACGATATCGATCGCTTATTGGCTCTAAAAAAAAGCGTTAATAAATCTCAATTTAACTATACTATTCAGATTTATAAAGGTAATGCTAATAACGCTGTAAAAGTTCAGAGCGAGTTTAGAGAAGATTTTACAGATTGGAGTTCTACTATAAAATTTGACCCTCCAAATAATCGTAAAATTTGGGTTGGCAACTTTAAAACTCGATTAGAAGCCGACCGTGCTTTAGTTAAAATAAAAAGGAAGTATAATGCAGCTTTTATTTTAAAACCCAAAAAAGAAAAAATAGAACCTTAA
- a CDS encoding cytochrome C, with the protein MKQVIHRNLTSRILFLGFIFITSLSTSLFAQDGDPVAGKALFNANCAACHKLDKKMTGPALRNVEQRLADDEGLDREWIYAWIKNSPAVIKSGDAYASKIYSEYNNSPMTPFPQLSNEEIDNILAYTAFVPEGGDDKTPLPPTPTDEGGISKELLLGALAILFGLLAVGLVIVNRTLRRFANANGVEIEEKEKGTSLWKAFVKNQFLMLVTAIFFLLASGYFVYGYFMQVGVDQGYQPVQPIHFSHKIHAGDNKIDCKYCHSSARVSKTSGIPSLNVCMNCHKSIYEYTGETTAEYSKEFYDGEIKKLYEAVGWNDAEQTYTGETKPVKWVRIHNLPDFAYFNHSQHVTVGGIECQTCHGPIEEMEIVEQFAPLTMGWCINCHRDTNVKTEGNEYYTKIHEQLSKKYGVDKLTVAMQGGLECGKCHY; encoded by the coding sequence ATGAAACAGGTGATACACCGCAATTTAACCTCAAGAATTCTATTTTTAGGTTTTATTTTTATAACTTCTTTATCTACATCATTATTTGCTCAAGATGGCGATCCTGTAGCTGGAAAAGCATTGTTTAATGCAAATTGTGCAGCTTGTCATAAGCTAGATAAAAAAATGACTGGACCTGCATTGCGTAATGTAGAGCAACGTTTAGCAGATGATGAAGGATTAGATAGAGAGTGGATTTATGCATGGATTAAAAACAGCCCGGCAGTTATTAAATCTGGAGATGCTTATGCTAGTAAGATTTATAGCGAATATAATAATTCACCAATGACTCCTTTTCCTCAATTATCTAATGAGGAAATCGACAATATATTAGCATATACTGCATTTGTTCCAGAAGGAGGAGACGATAAAACCCCACTTCCACCTACACCAACTGATGAAGGAGGAATCTCAAAAGAATTACTATTAGGAGCATTAGCTATCCTTTTTGGCTTATTAGCTGTAGGTTTAGTTATTGTGAACAGAACATTACGTCGTTTTGCAAATGCTAACGGGGTAGAAATAGAAGAGAAAGAAAAAGGAACTTCTCTTTGGAAAGCATTTGTTAAGAACCAATTTTTAATGTTGGTTACTGCAATCTTCTTTTTATTAGCAAGTGGTTATTTTGTATACGGATACTTTATGCAAGTAGGTGTGGATCAGGGGTACCAACCAGTACAACCAATACATTTCTCACATAAAATTCACGCAGGAGATAATAAAATAGATTGTAAATACTGTCACTCTTCAGCAAGAGTAAGTAAAACATCAGGGATTCCATCACTAAATGTGTGTATGAACTGTCATAAATCTATTTATGAATATACTGGTGAAACTACTGCAGAATATTCTAAAGAATTTTACGATGGTGAGATTAAAAAATTATACGAAGCAGTAGGTTGGAACGATGCAGAACAAACATATACTGGAGAGACAAAACCTGTAAAATGGGTGCGTATTCATAATCTTCCAGATTTTGCATATTTTAACCACTCACAACACGTTACAGTTGGAGGTATAGAATGTCAAACATGCCATGGTCCTATCGAGGAAATGGAAATTGTAGAGCAATTTGCACCACTTACAATGGGATGGTGTATTAACTGCCATAGAGATACAAATGTTAAAACAGAAGGTAATGAGTACTATACTAAGATACACGAGCAGTTATCTAAAAAGTACGGTGTAGATAAACTAACCGTTGCTATGCAAGGTGGTTTAGAATGTGGAAAATGTCATTACTAA
- a CDS encoding 4Fe-4S dicluster domain-containing protein — MSSNKKYWKSVEELNEKNSLVVESFKQKEFVEEIPTDEFLGDKETLESSSTTRRDFLKYVGFSTAAASLAACEGPVVKSIPYVVQPDQIIPGVANYYATSIANGYDFASILVKTREGRPIKIENNNLATTNGSANARVNASVLDLYDSLRIKEPEKAGEIISWDAFDTEIKRELNRLSGGTKDIVLLTQTFASPSTSRLISEFKEKYGNVRHVAYDAISESAAIEAFQNKYNERGLANYDFSKAETIVSFGADFLGDWQGGGFDSGYSKSRVPHHGKMSRHIQFESNMSLTGANADKRIPLTPSQQKVALAKLYGKVFGTSVSGSLPANIEEAVNKAASELSEAGHNGVVVTGISDVNAQSLVLAINEKIGSTVFDATTPIKTRQGDDKAVNQLISDMKSGNIGAVIMSGVNPAYTLPNASDFNEGLKNVDLSVAFSMKEDETSSLTQYIAAAPHYLESWGDVELKKGHFGLAQPAIRPLFNTRQFQDALLIWNDNASTYHDYIKSNWNENILNGSSWNQALHDGTFVGTTSLTEETTNAETESSTINVDAAARTLASASSNGYELTLYPKTGMGDGQQANNPWLQEFPDPLTRTTWDNYLTMSEADAKELGFYLEESTFFSQERHDATGGLNGKYANLTANGVTVKVPVMIQPGQAKGSFGMSFGYGRSLGLKAEMQTGVNAYPLYKDFNTIQNVTIEATSGKHEFACVQLQNTLMGRGDIIRETTLEVFNSKDKEYWNPIPVVSLNHEETPVTSPEVDLWDEFDRSIGHHFNLSIDLNACTGCGACVIACHAENNVPVVGKEEIRRSRDMHWLRIDRYYSSEDTFEQDDTKKDEFSGLSGDKGSLSGFGELEDPAANPQVAFQPIMCQHCNHAPCETVCPVAATSHGRQGQNHMAYNRCVGTRYCANNCPYKVRRFNWFLYNGNDEFDFHMNDDLGRMVINPDVTVRSRGVMEKCSMCIQMTQKTILDAKRDGRKVKPNEFKTACSAACSSGAMMFGDINDKHSDITALKDDNRAYHLLESVGTKPNVVYQTKVRNTKEA; from the coding sequence ATGTCATCAAACAAGAAATATTGGAAAAGTGTTGAAGAGCTAAACGAAAAAAATAGTTTAGTTGTTGAATCTTTTAAGCAAAAAGAGTTTGTTGAAGAAATTCCAACGGATGAGTTCTTAGGAGATAAAGAGACTCTTGAATCTTCTAGCACAACACGTCGTGATTTCTTAAAATATGTTGGTTTTAGTACTGCAGCAGCATCTTTAGCAGCTTGTGAAGGACCTGTAGTAAAATCCATTCCTTATGTTGTACAGCCAGATCAAATTATTCCTGGAGTAGCTAACTACTATGCAACATCTATTGCTAACGGATATGATTTTGCAAGTATATTGGTTAAAACTCGTGAGGGAAGACCGATAAAAATTGAAAATAATAATCTGGCTACTACAAATGGTAGTGCTAATGCTAGAGTTAATGCTTCAGTTTTAGATTTATATGACAGCTTAAGAATTAAAGAACCCGAAAAAGCAGGCGAAATAATTTCTTGGGATGCATTTGATACTGAGATAAAAAGAGAATTAAATAGATTGTCTGGTGGAACTAAAGATATTGTGTTATTAACACAAACTTTTGCAAGTCCATCTACATCTAGATTGATTTCAGAATTTAAAGAAAAATATGGCAATGTTCGTCATGTAGCTTATGATGCAATATCAGAATCTGCAGCGATTGAAGCATTCCAAAATAAATATAACGAACGCGGTTTAGCAAACTACGATTTCTCTAAAGCAGAGACTATTGTTTCTTTTGGAGCAGATTTCTTAGGAGATTGGCAAGGTGGAGGATTCGATTCTGGATACTCTAAAAGTCGTGTGCCTCATCATGGTAAAATGTCACGTCATATTCAGTTTGAATCTAATATGAGTCTTACTGGAGCAAATGCAGACAAACGTATACCGTTAACACCAAGTCAACAAAAAGTAGCATTAGCTAAATTATATGGTAAAGTATTTGGAACATCTGTTTCAGGAAGCTTACCGGCAAATATTGAAGAAGCAGTAAATAAAGCAGCTTCAGAATTATCAGAAGCTGGACATAATGGCGTTGTAGTTACTGGGATTTCAGATGTAAATGCACAAAGCTTAGTACTTGCAATTAATGAAAAAATTGGTAGCACTGTGTTTGATGCTACTACACCTATAAAAACAAGACAAGGAGATGATAAAGCAGTAAATCAATTAATTTCGGATATGAAATCTGGAAACATTGGAGCTGTTATAATGAGTGGTGTTAACCCTGCTTATACATTACCTAATGCTTCAGATTTTAATGAAGGATTAAAAAATGTTGATTTATCTGTAGCGTTTTCGATGAAAGAAGATGAAACATCATCTTTAACACAGTATATTGCTGCAGCACCTCATTATTTAGAATCTTGGGGAGATGTAGAATTAAAGAAAGGACATTTTGGATTAGCGCAACCAGCTATTCGTCCATTATTCAATACAAGACAATTTCAAGATGCTTTATTAATATGGAACGATAACGCTTCTACGTATCATGACTATATTAAAAGTAATTGGAACGAAAATATATTAAACGGCTCATCTTGGAATCAAGCATTGCATGATGGTACTTTTGTTGGAACTACAAGTTTAACAGAAGAAACTACAAATGCAGAAACAGAATCATCTACAATTAATGTAGATGCTGCTGCAAGAACCTTAGCCTCTGCTTCATCAAACGGATATGAGCTAACATTGTATCCTAAAACAGGAATGGGAGATGGACAACAAGCTAATAACCCTTGGTTGCAGGAGTTTCCAGACCCGTTAACCAGAACAACTTGGGATAATTACTTAACCATGTCTGAAGCTGATGCTAAAGAATTAGGCTTTTATTTAGAAGAAAGTACATTCTTTTCTCAAGAAAGACACGATGCTACAGGAGGACTTAATGGTAAATATGCTAACCTTACTGCAAATGGAGTTACTGTAAAAGTTCCAGTAATGATTCAACCAGGGCAAGCTAAAGGCTCTTTTGGAATGTCATTTGGTTACGGTCGTAGTTTAGGTTTAAAAGCAGAAATGCAAACAGGTGTTAATGCGTATCCATTATATAAAGATTTTAATACGATCCAAAATGTAACAATCGAAGCAACTTCTGGAAAGCATGAGTTTGCTTGTGTACAGTTACAAAATACTTTAATGGGTCGTGGTGATATTATTAGAGAAACAACTTTAGAAGTTTTCAATTCTAAAGATAAAGAGTATTGGAACCCAATTCCTGTAGTATCATTAAATCACGAAGAAACTCCAGTAACATCTCCAGAAGTAGACTTATGGGATGAGTTTGATCGTTCAATAGGACATCACTTTAACTTGTCTATCGATTTAAATGCTTGTACAGGATGTGGTGCTTGTGTTATTGCTTGTCACGCTGAAAATAATGTGCCAGTAGTTGGTAAAGAGGAAATTCGTCGTAGCCGTGATATGCATTGGTTACGTATTGATAGATATTACTCTTCAGAAGATACTTTTGAACAGGATGATACTAAAAAGGATGAGTTCTCTGGATTATCAGGAGATAAAGGATCTTTAAGCGGATTTGGAGAATTAGAAGATCCAGCAGCTAACCCGCAAGTAGCATTCCAACCAATAATGTGTCAGCACTGTAATCACGCACCTTGTGAAACAGTATGTCCAGTAGCAGCAACATCTCATGGTCGTCAAGGTCAAAACCATATGGCGTATAACCGTTGTGTTGGTACACGCTATTGTGCAAATAACTGTCCTTATAAAGTACGTCGTTTTAACTGGTTCTTATACAATGGGAATGATGAATTTGATTTCCATATGAACGATGATTTAGGACGTATGGTAATCAATCCAGATGTGACAGTTCGTTCTCGAGGGGTAATGGAAAAATGTTCTATGTGTATTCAAATGACACAAAAAACAATTCTTGATGCGAAGCGTGACGGAAGAAAAGTTAAACCTAACGAATTTAAAACAGCTTGTTCTGCAGCTTGTAGTAGTGGAGCAATGATGTTTGGAGATATAAACGATAAGCATAGTGATATTACTGCGCTTAAAGATGATAATAGAGCGTATCACTTACTTGAGAGTGTTGGTACAAAACCAAATGTGGTGTATCAAACTAAAGTAAGAAATACAAAAGAAGCATAA
- a CDS encoding hydrogenase, translated as MASHYEAPIRRPLVTGEKSYHDVTVDVAAPVEGRANKQWWIVFSIALVAFLWGIGCIIYTISTGIGTWGLNKTVGWAWDITNFVWWVGIGHAGTLISAVLLLFRQKWRMAINRSAEAMTIFSVVQAGLFPIIHMGRPWLGYWVLPIPNQFGSLWVNFNSPLLWDVFAISTYLSVSLVFWWTGLLPDFAMIRDRAVKPFQKKIYSLLSFGWSGRAKDWQRFEEVSLVLAGLATPLVLSVHTIVSFDFATSVIPGWHTTIFPPYFVAGAIFSGFAMVNTLLIIMRKVCNLEDYITVQHIELMNIVIMITGSIVGVAYITELFIAWYSGVEFEQYAFLNRATGPYAWAYWAMMTCNVFSPQFMWFKKLRTSIMFSFFISIVVNIGMWFERFVIIVTSLHRDYLPSSWTMFSPTFVDIGIFIGTIGFFFVLFLLYSRTFPVIAQAEVKTILKSSGQRYKKIREAGQSLVGTGADKRTSKEGPSEASTEQQTNNE; from the coding sequence ATGGCGTCTCATTACGAAGCACCTATTAGAAGACCTTTAGTAACAGGAGAAAAATCATACCACGACGTAACTGTTGATGTGGCTGCCCCTGTAGAAGGACGAGCAAATAAACAGTGGTGGATTGTTTTTTCTATTGCTTTAGTAGCTTTCCTTTGGGGAATAGGTTGTATAATTTATACAATATCAACAGGTATTGGTACTTGGGGATTAAACAAAACCGTAGGCTGGGCTTGGGATATTACTAACTTCGTTTGGTGGGTTGGTATTGGTCACGCAGGAACGCTTATTTCTGCAGTACTCTTATTATTCCGTCAAAAATGGAGAATGGCAATTAACCGTTCTGCAGAAGCGATGACAATTTTCTCAGTAGTTCAAGCTGGACTATTCCCAATCATACACATGGGCCGTCCTTGGCTAGGATACTGGGTATTACCTATTCCAAATCAATTTGGATCATTGTGGGTAAACTTTAACTCACCACTACTTTGGGATGTATTTGCAATTTCTACATATTTATCTGTATCGTTAGTATTCTGGTGGACAGGATTACTTCCAGATTTTGCAATGATTAGAGACAGAGCTGTAAAACCTTTCCAGAAAAAAATATATAGCTTATTAAGTTTTGGATGGTCTGGCCGTGCAAAAGATTGGCAACGTTTTGAAGAAGTATCTTTAGTACTTGCAGGTTTAGCAACACCATTAGTACTTTCTGTACATACTATTGTATCGTTTGACTTTGCTACTTCGGTAATTCCGGGTTGGCATACAACAATATTTCCGCCATACTTTGTAGCAGGAGCAATTTTCTCAGGATTTGCAATGGTAAATACACTTCTTATCATCATGAGAAAAGTGTGTAATTTAGAAGATTATATTACTGTACAGCACATCGAATTAATGAACATAGTCATTATGATTACAGGTTCTATTGTTGGTGTGGCTTATATTACAGAGCTGTTTATCGCATGGTATTCAGGAGTAGAATTCGAACAATATGCATTCTTAAACAGAGCAACAGGACCTTATGCTTGGGCATATTGGGCAATGATGACATGTAATGTGTTCTCCCCACAATTTATGTGGTTTAAGAAATTAAGAACAAGTATTATGTTCTCTTTCTTTATTTCGATTGTAGTAAATATAGGGATGTGGTTTGAACGTTTTGTAATTATCGTAACTTCATTACATAGAGATTACCTACCATCATCTTGGACAATGTTCTCTCCTACATTTGTAGATATCGGAATATTTATAGGAACAATAGGATTCTTCTTTGTATTATTCTTATTATACTCTAGAACGTTCCCAGTAATTGCACAAGCAGAAGTAAAAACGATCTTAAAGTCGTCTGGGCAACGTTATAAAAAAATAAGAGAAGCAGGACAGAGTTTAGTAGGAACAGGAGCTGATAAAAGAACTTCTAAAGAAGGACCTTCAGAAGCAAGTACAGAACAACAAACAAACAACGAGTAG
- a CDS encoding DUF3341 domain-containing protein: protein METSKVIHAIYTDDDVLMAAVKKVKAEKHHIEEIYTPFPVHGLDKAMGLAPTRIAITAFMYGCVGLTVAIVMMNFIMIKDWPQNIGGKPSFSYIENMPAFVPIMFELTVFFAAHLMVITFYLRSRMWPFKKAENPDPRTTDDHFLMEIPLHGNQTELEGLLKETGAVEINIVDKEEAH from the coding sequence ATGGAAACTTCAAAAGTAATTCACGCTATTTATACGGATGATGATGTGTTAATGGCAGCAGTTAAAAAAGTAAAAGCTGAAAAACATCATATAGAAGAGATATATACACCTTTCCCTGTACACGGGTTAGACAAAGCTATGGGACTAGCACCTACACGAATTGCAATTACAGCATTTATGTATGGATGCGTTGGCTTAACAGTGGCGATTGTAATGATGAATTTTATTATGATTAAAGATTGGCCTCAGAATATTGGAGGAAAACCAAGCTTTAGTTATATCGAAAATATGCCTGCATTTGTTCCAATTATGTTTGAATTAACAGTATTTTTTGCAGCCCATTTAATGGTAATTACATTTTATTTACGTAGTAGAATGTGGCCATTTAAAAAAGCTGAAAACCCAGATCCAAGAACAACAGATGATCACTTTTTAATGGAAATTCCTTTACACGGAAATCAAACAGAATTAGAAGGATTATTAAAGGAAACTGGAGCAGTAGAAATTAATATAGTAGATAAAGAAGAAGCACACTAA